The window TAAAATTTCGAACGAGGGAACCTCCCGATTCCATAGTCTGCACGTCCAACTGGTTGAGCGAACATAAATGATGGCACGAGATCAGTATGAGTTTGAGCAATGCCCCGATGGCGTCATAGTTATAGGCATGTCCAGAACCCATGAACTCCATCATGTCCATGGCGTAGCGGTCAATTTTTGCCATTTCTGCCTTGCTAAGTTCCAAAGGAGGGGTGCTGCCAAAATCATTAAAAAGATTGATATCCTCTATAAAATCGACCAAAATTTGGTTCATCGCCAAAAAATGGGAGGAAAACACGACGGAATAGCCTTGGGTGGGAAGCTCTTCCGTGAGTTGGTGGACTTGTCCTGGACCAATAAAATAAATCTGATTGCTGGAGAGTTCGTAGTTCTTGAAATCGATAGTGTGCCGACCCTTGCCATTTTTTACGATCAGAATGGTGTAGAAATCATGACGATGAGGTGTATCCGGTTTTCCATCACGCTTTTTGTAAATATCCTCCATTTTGGAAATCCCAAAATCTTGGGAGCCATCTGCTCTGTTCACCTGATGATAGGTCTTTACCGTATCCATGCCTTAAAGCTAGCAAGAAAACTGTTGATTTGACAGATTCTCGGAAAATCCAATCAGGTATTCCTGAAAAAGTCTTGATTAATACCATCGATAAAACCCAAAAGCTCTTCCCTTCCCATTCGGTTGCTCGATGAAGTGGTAAAATGTGGAGGTGCTGCTTCCCAAGCACCTTCCAACAATTTTTGCAGATAAGCATTCACCTGTCGTTCAATCGCATTGGGCTTTAACTTGTCCGCTTTTGTAAAAATGATGGCAAAGGGAATCTGGTTGGTACCCAGCCATTCCATAAATTCCAGATCCACCGGTTGTGGTTCGTGGCGGATATCGACCAGAACAAAACCGCATACTAGTTGTTTGCGCTTTTGGAAATACTCGGTGATATATTTTTGAAAGGTCTTTTTGTCTTTTTTGGAGACACGGGCATAACCATATCCCGGCAAGTCCACCAAAAACCAATTGTTGTTGATCTTAAAGTGGTTGATGAGCTGTGTTTTGCCCGGTCTGCCCGAGGTTTTGGCCAACGCTTTGCGTTCTACCAGCATATTGATCAGGGAAGATTTCCCCACATTGGACCTTCCTATAAACGCATATTCGGGCAACGGTTCATTGGGACATTTGGCAACATTGGAGTTGCTCATTACAAAATCTGCCGAGGTGATTTTCATGCCTAGAAGTTACGCTTTTTCAGCCAAGCTTCCAGAATTCGGTTAAAGTCATTGGGGTGCTCCATCATAGGGGCGTGGCCACATTTTTCTATCCAAAATAGGTCGGAGTCCGGTAAAAGCTCGTGGAATTCCTTGGCCACGTTTGGCGGGGTAACCGTATCGTTCTCTCCCCAAATAATACAGGTTGGCGTGTGCATATGTGGTAAATCCTTTGCCATGTTGTGGCGAATTGCACTCTTGGCAATGGCCAACGTTTTTACCAGTTTCATCCGATCGTTTACCGTTGCAAACACTTCATCTACAATCTCCTTGGTGGCTACTTTTGGGTCGTAGAAAACATCCTCTGCCTTTTTCTTGATAAACTCATAGTCACCACGCTTTGGGTAACCATCGCCCATGGCACTTTCATAGAGTCCGGAACTACCCGTAATTACCAACGCCTTGACCATTTTCGGGAACATTTTGGTATGCAAAAGCCCGATGTGTCCACCAAGTGAGTTACCTAATAGAATAACATCCTTTAGTCCTTTGTGCTCAATGAAACCCTCCAGAAAATTGGCAAAATTCTTTACCGTGGTCTTTAGAAGGGGCATGTCGTAAATAGGTAATTCGGGGATTAGAACCTTGTAGCCCTTTTGAGGGAAATATTCAGAAACGCCTTGGAAGTTGCTCAATCCTCCCATCAAACCGTGTAATATGATCATGGGAGTACCTTCTCCCTTTTCTATATAGCGGTATTTCCCGTCCTCAATTAAGTGCTCTTCCATCTATAGTCAGTTGGTACTAAGAGGGGCAAATATAGGAATTTCATATCACAAAGATTTTAGGTTTTTAACATAACCGATAGAAGTTTTTCAATTCCGGACAAAACACATTTCCCATCAATAAGAAAACTCAGCTTCCATTTGAGGGTAAGAAGATGTGCTTTTCGTCTAAAAGTGGAGAATTTATTAACAAAAGTGGTGTTTAGTGGAGAAATGTGGAAATAAAATCTATATATTTGAGTTGTATTAACTAACCAATTGATTTCTAGTGACCCATATCATCGGACAACATGATTGCAAAGCGGACTCCAAAGGAAGGGTATTGTTGCCCATTTCTTTGAAGAATCAGCTATTGCCCGTGATCAAGGATGGGTTCGTGATCAAGCGGTCGGTATTTCAGCAGTGTTTGGAGTTGTATCCAAAGGCCGAGTTCGATGTGTTGATGCAGAAGGTGATGAAGAAAAGCAAAATCAACCGGAAGTACGATGCTTTTGTGAGAAATTTTGTGGCAGGCATGAAGGAAGTCAGTATAGATGGCGATTCCGGACGACTACAAATTCCAAAGAACCTCGTTGATTTTGCCGCGATAGATAAGGAAGTGGTGCTGAATGCGGTTTTTGATAAAATCGAGATTTGGAACAAGGATATGTACGAAAAAGTCTTGGCGGAAGGAGAGAAGGATTATGCCGACCTGGCCGAGGAGATTTTTGACGACGATGAGTAGTGCATACCACAATCCGGTGCTGTTGCATGAGTCGGTTGACGGATTGAACATAAAAAAAGATGGAGTGTATGTGGATGTCACCTTTGGTGGTGGAGGGCACTCCAAAGAAATTTTGAAAAGATTGGGCGATGGCGGAAAATTGTTCGCCTTTGATCAAGATGAAGACGCTTTGCAGAATGCATTGGAAGATGACCGGTTTCAATTGATCAATCAGAACTTTCGCTACCTCAAACAGTTTTTAAAGTTCTATGGCATTCGGAAAGTTGATGGAATCTTGGCAGATTTTGGGGTTTCATCCCATCAGTTCGATGAGGCCGAACGTGGTTTTTCCATCCGTTTTAATGCGGACTTGGATATGCGGATGGACAAAAGCAGTGAACTATCGGCCTATCAGGTGGTGAACACCTATTCCCAAGAAGATTTAGCATCGGTTCTTTTTCAATATGGCGAGTTGCGAAATGCCAACGCCATGGCCAAGACCATAGTTGAGGCAAGGTCGGAAGAGCCCATAAAAACTACGGATGACCTTAAAAAGGTGTTGAGCAGGTTTTTGCCCAAAATGAAAGAGAATAAAATTTTGGCGCAGATCTATCAGGCCATCCGGATTGAGGTCAACCAAGAGATTGAGGTGCTCAAGGAATTTTTTGAGCAGGTGCCGGAGGTGTTGAAGGAAGGTGGGAGATTGAGCGTCATCAGCTATCACTCTTTGGAGGATAGATTGGCCAAACGATTCATCCGGGCAGGAAGATTCGATGGCGAGCCGGAAAAGGATTTTTATGGAAACATTGATGTGCCCTTAAAAAAAGTCGGAGGATTGATTACGCCATCAGCAGAAGAGATAGCCCAAAATAATAGGGCACGAAGTGCAAAGCTTCGGATTGCGGAGCGCATATAGCTAGATTCCCGCCTACGTGGGAACGATAAAACGAATATGAAATGAGAAAAGGATTACTGGACATACTGAAAGGAAAGTTTTTGGTGAGCGGGGATGCTCCCAAGAACTGGATGTTCCTATTGTTCGCCTCTTTCTTGGCGGCACTGATGATTTCCAGTAGTCACAATGCCGATAAAAAAGTGCTGGAGATTGCCGAGTTGAACGAAGAGGTGAGAAAACTCAAAAGTGAGTTTTTCGAGGCCCGTTCCAGCGTGCAACAATTGAAACTCGAATCGACCTTGCGGGAAGTGGTGGCCGAAAAAGGATTGGCGCCATCACAAAACCCACCCAAAAAAATCAAAGTTAAATCAGCGGAATAGTGGCCATAACCGAAAAAAATATCATGAACAGACTCTACCTCGTGGCGGGAGGCCTTCTCGTGTTGGCCATTGCCGTAGTGGTAAAGTTGGTGGATATTCAAATGGTGCAAGGCGAAAAGTACAAGGAGCTCGCCCTGAGCAAGACCGAAAAGATGTTCACCATTGAGCCCAATCGTGGAAACCTTTATTCGGAAGATGGTAGTTTGCTGGCCGCATCCGTTCCCAAATATGAGATTCGATTTGATGCCCAGACGGTCTCCCAAGAAAATTTCGAGAACTACGTGGGGGCGCTTTCCGATTCGTTGGGCAATATGTTCAATAGGCCTTCTTCTTATTATCGTCAGTTGTTCCGTAAAGCACGGGCCAATGGCAACCGCTACAAATTAGTGGCCCGAAACATTGGCTATTTGGATTATGTGCGCATCAAACAGTTTCCTTTATTCAACTTGGGTCCATACAAGGGTGGTTTTATTGAGACCCATCGTGTGGTACGTGAATATCCGTTGGGGAAAATGGCTGCCAGGAGTATTGGCTACGAGCGCGTAGATGAAAATGGGTACTATACCCGAGTTGGGTTGGACGGTGCCTTTGGGGAAACCTATTTGAGGGGCAAAGAGGGGAAGCGATTGAAGCAAAAAATAGCCAAGGGACAATGGAAGCCCGTAGGTCTGGACAATATCGTGGAGCCCAAGGATGGACTGGATGTGGTATCTACGATCGACATCAACATACAGGATATTGCCCACCACGAATTGCTAAAACAGCTCGAAAAGTATAAGGCCGACCACGGTTGTGTGGTGGTCATGGAAACGGAGACGGGTGAAATCAAGGCGATTTCCAACTTAGGACGTACTTCCGAAGGAAAATATTATGAAAAATTGAACTATGCCGTCGGGGAATCCCACGAGCCCGGTTCTACCTTTAAATTGATGTCCATGGTGGCCGCTTTGGAAGATAAGGTGGTCGATACGAGTACCGTAATTGATACGGAAAAGGGACGTTACCGTATTTATGATGGTGTAGTAAAGGATTCCAAATGGGGCGGATACGGAAAGATTTCTGTAGCAGAGGCTTTTGCTGTTTCTTCCAACACGGCTTTTGCCAAAATCATTCATGAAAATTACAAGGAGCAGCCCGAAAAATTCGTCAACCGTTTGATGAACATGGGCCTTCATAAAAAATTAGATCTTCCCATCATAGGCGAGGGTGACCCCGTTATTCGATACCCTGGAGATAAAGGATGGTCCGGAATCTCTTTAGGATGGATGTCACACGGGTATGAGGTATCGCTTACTCCCATTCAGACCTTGGCCTTTTACAATGCCATTGCCAACGATGGTGCATATGTGAAGCCCCGATTGATACAGGAAGTACGGGAGGGTAACAAGGTGGTCAAGCGATTCGACCGAGAAGTGCTCAATCCCTCTATCTGTTCCAAGGAAACTGTAAAAAAGGCGCAACAACTTTTAAAGGATGTAGTGGAAAAGGATTATGGTACAGGCCATAAGCTATACTCCAAAAACTTTTCCATGGCCGGCAAAACCGGTACTACGCAAAAGAATTATGTGGAGAAGAACCCTGACAAGTTGGCCTACATCTCCTCCTTTGCCGGATATTTTCCTGCAGACAACCCCAAGTATTCCTGTATCGTGGTAATCCATGAGCCGGATAAGGAAGAGGGCTACTACGGAGCCGATGTATCGGGTCCCGTATTCAAGTCCATGGCGCAAAAGATACATGCCATTTCGCCCATGGTCGATGAGGTGGACAGCAAACAGATAGAGGACGAAAAGCTGGATGAAGCCTACAAACAATACTTTGCCCAAGTGCAGAAAAAGCACAGTACAGTCCCCAATCTTCGAGGAATGAGCGGAATGGATGCCGTTTCACTGTTGGAAAATTTGGGAATAGAAGTGGAGGTGCACGGTAATGGAAAGGTTAAAAATCAATCAGTGAATCAAGGGACCAGCATCAAACAGGTCAAAAAAATAGTATTGGAGCTTTCATGAAGTTATTGAAGGACATATTATATGGAGTAAGTCTCTCTGCAGTGAGCGGGGATACCAATGTGATGGTGAACGATGTGCATTTTGATTCCCGAAAGGTGGAAATGGATGATGTGTTCGTGGCCATACGTGGTACTGTGGCCGATGGTCATGACTTTATCCAAAAAGCCGTAGACTCAGGGGCTAGGGCCATCGTTTGTGAGGAACTTCCGGAGCTTATGGTGAACGGCGTCACCTATTTGCAGGTAGACAATTGCAACAGTGCATTGGCCGTAATCGCTTCCAATTTTTACGGTAACCCATCCAAGAACCTGAAACTGGTCGGGGTAACAGGTACCAATGGAAAGACAACAGTGACCACACTCTTGTACAATTTGTTCAAGAAAGCTGGATTCAAGGTGGGATTGATCTCCACCATCAAAGTGTTGGTGGATGACAAGGAGTACAAGGCTACCCACACCACTCCCGATGTGCTCACCATCAACAACTATCTGTCCAAAATGAACGAGGTTGGTGTGGAGTTCTGCTTTATGGAAGTGAGCTCACATGGAATCCATCAAAAAAGGGCCGAGGGATTGCATTTTGAAGGGGCAATTTTTACCAATTTGTCCCACGATCATTTGGATTACCATAAAACCTTTGCCGAGTATAGGGATACCAAGAAAAAGTTGTTCGACGGACTGTCCAAAAAGGCATTTGCCTTGGTCAATATCGATGATAAAAATGGTTTGGTGATGCTGCAGAACACCAAGGCCAAAAAATATACCTACGCTTTAAAATCCTTTGCCGATTACAGGGCCCAAATTTTGGAAAAGCAATTCAACGGTCAGTTGTTAAAGGTTGATGACAATGAGTTGTGGACCAAGTTGATAGGGGATTTCAATGCGTACAATTTACTGGCCATTTATGCCACTGCAGATATTTTGGGACTCGAAAAAATGGAGATCTTGAGATTGATGAGCGAGTTGGAAAATGTGGATGGCAGGTTTCAATATTACATATCAAAAGATAAAATAACGGCTATTGTTGATTATGCCCATACGCCGGATGCACTAAAAAATGTGTTGATAACCATCAATGCATTGAGGACTGGAAATGAAAACGTCATCACCGTAGTGGGGTGTGGTGGTGACCGTGACAAGTCTAAGCGTCCGGTTATGGGTCATATCGCATCAGAAATGAGCAATCACGCCATATTTACTTCGGACAACCCTCGGACCGAATCGCCCACAACCATCATCGAAGAGATGGAGGCGGGAGTGGAGGCCCAGAACGCTCGAAAAGTATTGTCCATTGAAAATAGAAGACAAGCGATAAAGACCGCTTGCAAATTGGCGGTGCCCAACGATATTATCCTAGTGGCGGGAAAAGGCCACGAAACCTATCAGGAGACCAATGGCGTCCGTGTAGAGTTTGACGATTTCAAAGAAGTAAAAGAAGCGCTGGAAAGCCTAAAAAAGTAATGTAGTCCATGCTATACTATTTGTTCGAATATCTAGAGA is drawn from Flagellimonas sp. MMG031 and contains these coding sequences:
- a CDS encoding helix-turn-helix transcriptional regulator, producing MDTVKTYHQVNRADGSQDFGISKMEDIYKKRDGKPDTPHRHDFYTILIVKNGKGRHTIDFKNYELSSNQIYFIGPGQVHQLTEELPTQGYSVVFSSHFLAMNQILVDFIEDINLFNDFGSTPPLELSKAEMAKIDRYAMDMMEFMGSGHAYNYDAIGALLKLILISCHHLCSLNQLDVQTMESGGSLVRNFKRLVNQNYKEWHHASAYADALNITPDHLNRVVKSLTGKTAKEHIQSRLTTAAKRMLYFTTLSNKEIAFELGFSEPANFSAFFKTCTGLAPSKFKQSV
- the yihA gene encoding ribosome biogenesis GTP-binding protein YihA/YsxC, whose amino-acid sequence is MKITSADFVMSNSNVAKCPNEPLPEYAFIGRSNVGKSSLINMLVERKALAKTSGRPGKTQLINHFKINNNWFLVDLPGYGYARVSKKDKKTFQKYITEYFQKRKQLVCGFVLVDIRHEPQPVDLEFMEWLGTNQIPFAIIFTKADKLKPNAIERQVNAYLQKLLEGAWEAAPPHFTTSSSNRMGREELLGFIDGINQDFFRNT
- a CDS encoding alpha/beta hydrolase, whose protein sequence is MEEHLIEDGKYRYIEKGEGTPMIILHGLMGGLSNFQGVSEYFPQKGYKVLIPELPIYDMPLLKTTVKNFANFLEGFIEHKGLKDVILLGNSLGGHIGLLHTKMFPKMVKALVITGSSGLYESAMGDGYPKRGDYEFIKKKAEDVFYDPKVATKEIVDEVFATVNDRMKLVKTLAIAKSAIRHNMAKDLPHMHTPTCIIWGENDTVTPPNVAKEFHELLPDSDLFWIEKCGHAPMMEHPNDFNRILEAWLKKRNF
- a CDS encoding division/cell wall cluster transcriptional repressor MraZ, whose amino-acid sequence is MTHIIGQHDCKADSKGRVLLPISLKNQLLPVIKDGFVIKRSVFQQCLELYPKAEFDVLMQKVMKKSKINRKYDAFVRNFVAGMKEVSIDGDSGRLQIPKNLVDFAAIDKEVVLNAVFDKIEIWNKDMYEKVLAEGEKDYADLAEEIFDDDE
- the rsmH gene encoding 16S rRNA (cytosine(1402)-N(4))-methyltransferase RsmH, yielding MSSAYHNPVLLHESVDGLNIKKDGVYVDVTFGGGGHSKEILKRLGDGGKLFAFDQDEDALQNALEDDRFQLINQNFRYLKQFLKFYGIRKVDGILADFGVSSHQFDEAERGFSIRFNADLDMRMDKSSELSAYQVVNTYSQEDLASVLFQYGELRNANAMAKTIVEARSEEPIKTTDDLKKVLSRFLPKMKENKILAQIYQAIRIEVNQEIEVLKEFFEQVPEVLKEGGRLSVISYHSLEDRLAKRFIRAGRFDGEPEKDFYGNIDVPLKKVGGLITPSAEEIAQNNRARSAKLRIAERI
- a CDS encoding FtsL-like putative cell division protein — encoded protein: MRKGLLDILKGKFLVSGDAPKNWMFLLFASFLAALMISSSHNADKKVLEIAELNEEVRKLKSEFFEARSSVQQLKLESTLREVVAEKGLAPSQNPPKKIKVKSAE
- a CDS encoding penicillin-binding protein, with the protein product MAITEKNIMNRLYLVAGGLLVLAIAVVVKLVDIQMVQGEKYKELALSKTEKMFTIEPNRGNLYSEDGSLLAASVPKYEIRFDAQTVSQENFENYVGALSDSLGNMFNRPSSYYRQLFRKARANGNRYKLVARNIGYLDYVRIKQFPLFNLGPYKGGFIETHRVVREYPLGKMAARSIGYERVDENGYYTRVGLDGAFGETYLRGKEGKRLKQKIAKGQWKPVGLDNIVEPKDGLDVVSTIDINIQDIAHHELLKQLEKYKADHGCVVVMETETGEIKAISNLGRTSEGKYYEKLNYAVGESHEPGSTFKLMSMVAALEDKVVDTSTVIDTEKGRYRIYDGVVKDSKWGGYGKISVAEAFAVSSNTAFAKIIHENYKEQPEKFVNRLMNMGLHKKLDLPIIGEGDPVIRYPGDKGWSGISLGWMSHGYEVSLTPIQTLAFYNAIANDGAYVKPRLIQEVREGNKVVKRFDREVLNPSICSKETVKKAQQLLKDVVEKDYGTGHKLYSKNFSMAGKTGTTQKNYVEKNPDKLAYISSFAGYFPADNPKYSCIVVIHEPDKEEGYYGADVSGPVFKSMAQKIHAISPMVDEVDSKQIEDEKLDEAYKQYFAQVQKKHSTVPNLRGMSGMDAVSLLENLGIEVEVHGNGKVKNQSVNQGTSIKQVKKIVLELS
- a CDS encoding UDP-N-acetylmuramoyl-L-alanyl-D-glutamate--2,6-diaminopimelate ligase — its product is MKLLKDILYGVSLSAVSGDTNVMVNDVHFDSRKVEMDDVFVAIRGTVADGHDFIQKAVDSGARAIVCEELPELMVNGVTYLQVDNCNSALAVIASNFYGNPSKNLKLVGVTGTNGKTTVTTLLYNLFKKAGFKVGLISTIKVLVDDKEYKATHTTPDVLTINNYLSKMNEVGVEFCFMEVSSHGIHQKRAEGLHFEGAIFTNLSHDHLDYHKTFAEYRDTKKKLFDGLSKKAFALVNIDDKNGLVMLQNTKAKKYTYALKSFADYRAQILEKQFNGQLLKVDDNELWTKLIGDFNAYNLLAIYATADILGLEKMEILRLMSELENVDGRFQYYISKDKITAIVDYAHTPDALKNVLITINALRTGNENVITVVGCGGDRDKSKRPVMGHIASEMSNHAIFTSDNPRTESPTTIIEEMEAGVEAQNARKVLSIENRRQAIKTACKLAVPNDIILVAGKGHETYQETNGVRVEFDDFKEVKEALESLKK